A stretch of Gemmatimonas aurantiaca T-27 DNA encodes these proteins:
- the hrpB gene encoding ATP-dependent helicase HrpB, which translates to MSRQLTPLPIDSALPELLAALQQRAVAVLEAPPGAGKTTRVPLALLDTSWLGTQRIVMLEPRRLAARAAATYMARQCGESVGGTVGYRVRGETRVSARTRIEVVTEGVLARLLSADATLDGYGAVIFDEFHERSLHADLGLALVLETQQQLRAELRVLVMSATLDGDAVAALIADAGGAAPVVRSAGRMFPVTTHHRASRADERVEATTSRVIREALQDTEGDVLVFLPGAGEQRRVAERLQGGQDLARVHVHVLHGSMPLAEQDAALAPAPSGWRKVVLSTSIAETSLTVEGVRVVIDVGLSRIPRFDAAAGLTRLHTVRVSRASADQRRGRAGRTAPGSCYRLWDVHEEHVMPAATRPEIVDADLSSLALELADAGIGDPLQLRWLDAPKAAPFAAARALLTQLGALDAQGRITPHGKRMASMPLAPRLAHLLLMAATRGETMAGAAIAALLEERDVLRADGGRPPADLRLRTELLRRDGDGGTSAGLFGASVDRDATRRARQSMQDLLRRGDFGAVDAKAPWSDDDIGALLALAFPDRVAQRRSGPEPRYLMRNGSGAILEKRDGLHDAPWLAIAELEGQPPEYRIVRAAPITLEEITADFSEQYVREPRAWWDDTTRSVRATLRTTLGALVLEEKPWRDVAADTVRAALITHLQRIGVDAWPWSDGATRLRERLMFLHRQDVSWPDVSDDALLVSLEEWLGPFLENVRNWSQLESLDWHEALASLVPWSQRAALDRLAPTHIEVPSGSRIAVDYHDTEAPVLAVKLQECFGWTTTPTLFDGRVPLTMHLLSPAQRPVQVTRDLAGFWKGSYFEVRKELRGRYPRHPWPDDPLTAVPTRRAKPRGQ; encoded by the coding sequence GTGTCGCGCCAGCTCACGCCCCTGCCTATCGACAGCGCGCTTCCGGAACTCCTGGCTGCGTTGCAGCAGCGTGCCGTGGCCGTACTGGAAGCACCACCCGGTGCCGGCAAGACCACACGAGTGCCACTGGCCTTGCTCGATACGTCGTGGCTTGGCACGCAGCGCATCGTCATGCTGGAGCCGCGCCGGCTCGCGGCCCGGGCCGCCGCCACATACATGGCCCGTCAGTGCGGAGAATCCGTAGGCGGCACGGTTGGATATCGGGTGCGCGGCGAAACACGCGTCTCGGCTCGTACACGCATTGAAGTGGTCACTGAAGGGGTGCTCGCGCGTCTGCTGTCGGCCGATGCCACGCTCGATGGCTATGGTGCGGTGATTTTTGACGAGTTCCATGAGCGCTCGCTGCACGCTGATTTGGGGCTCGCGCTGGTGCTGGAGACCCAGCAACAGCTCCGCGCCGAGCTGCGCGTGCTCGTCATGTCGGCCACGCTCGATGGGGATGCGGTCGCGGCGCTCATTGCCGATGCCGGCGGGGCAGCGCCCGTGGTGCGCAGTGCTGGTCGCATGTTCCCGGTCACCACACACCATCGGGCATCGCGAGCCGACGAACGCGTGGAGGCCACGACCAGTCGCGTGATTCGGGAAGCGCTGCAGGACACCGAGGGTGATGTGCTGGTATTCCTGCCAGGGGCCGGTGAGCAACGGCGGGTGGCGGAACGCCTGCAGGGCGGTCAGGATCTCGCGCGAGTGCATGTGCACGTGCTGCATGGCAGCATGCCGCTGGCCGAGCAGGATGCCGCGCTCGCGCCAGCTCCTTCGGGGTGGCGCAAGGTCGTGTTGAGCACGAGCATCGCCGAAACCAGTCTGACGGTGGAAGGCGTGCGGGTGGTGATCGATGTCGGGCTGTCGCGCATTCCGCGTTTCGATGCCGCCGCAGGACTGACGCGACTGCACACGGTGCGGGTGAGTCGCGCGTCGGCCGATCAACGCCGAGGACGTGCCGGGCGCACCGCTCCTGGCAGTTGCTATCGGCTGTGGGACGTGCACGAAGAACATGTGATGCCCGCTGCGACCCGTCCCGAGATTGTCGACGCCGATCTGTCGTCGTTGGCGCTGGAGCTGGCGGATGCCGGCATCGGTGACCCATTGCAGTTGCGGTGGCTCGACGCGCCAAAAGCCGCGCCGTTTGCGGCGGCACGCGCGCTGCTGACACAACTGGGGGCCCTCGATGCACAGGGACGTATCACGCCGCATGGCAAGCGCATGGCTTCCATGCCACTCGCACCACGCCTCGCGCATCTGCTGCTCATGGCGGCCACGCGTGGTGAAACAATGGCCGGTGCGGCTATCGCGGCGCTGCTGGAGGAACGCGATGTGCTGCGTGCCGACGGCGGACGGCCACCGGCCGACCTGCGATTGCGCACCGAGTTGCTCCGTCGTGATGGCGACGGGGGCACATCGGCCGGGCTGTTCGGAGCCAGTGTCGATCGAGATGCGACGCGTCGTGCGCGGCAGAGCATGCAGGACCTGCTCCGGCGCGGAGACTTTGGTGCCGTCGACGCCAAGGCGCCGTGGTCGGACGACGATATCGGTGCGCTGCTGGCCTTGGCATTTCCCGATCGGGTGGCGCAGCGACGCAGTGGTCCGGAGCCGCGCTATCTGATGCGCAACGGCAGTGGTGCGATCCTGGAGAAACGCGACGGATTGCACGATGCGCCTTGGCTGGCCATCGCCGAACTGGAAGGCCAGCCGCCCGAGTATCGCATCGTGCGTGCCGCGCCGATCACCCTCGAGGAGATCACGGCCGATTTTTCCGAGCAGTACGTGCGTGAACCACGCGCCTGGTGGGACGACACCACGCGGTCGGTCCGCGCGACACTGCGCACCACACTCGGCGCGCTCGTGCTCGAGGAAAAGCCGTGGCGTGATGTGGCGGCCGATACCGTGCGGGCCGCGCTCATCACACACCTCCAGCGCATCGGAGTGGATGCGTGGCCGTGGTCGGATGGCGCGACGCGGCTGCGCGAACGATTGATGTTCCTGCATCGTCAGGATGTGTCGTGGCCCGACGTGTCCGACGACGCGCTGCTGGTGTCACTCGAGGAATGGCTTGGTCCCTTCCTCGAAAACGTGCGCAACTGGTCTCAGCTCGAATCGCTGGACTGGCACGAGGCGTTGGCGTCGCTGGTGCCCTGGTCGCAACGCGCGGCACTCGATCGCCTTGCACCGACCCACATCGAAGTCCCCAGCGGCTCGCGCATTGCCGTGGACTACCACGACACCGAGGCGCCGGTGCTGGCCGTGAAGCTGCAGGAGTGTTTCGGCTGGACCACCACGCCCACATTGTTCGATGGACGGGTGCCACTCACCATGCACCTGCTGTCACCGGCACAACGACCGGTGCAGGTGAC